A stretch of Pseudolysobacter antarcticus DNA encodes these proteins:
- a CDS encoding DUF6600 domain-containing protein has product MLLQSRFLAFAASVLLGASALGVTGTAFADVDPPSRVARLSYLLGNVSFAPAGENEWADASLNRPLITGDRLWADTNSRTELQVGAAVIRLDESSGFNFLNLDDRTAQVQLTQGTLNLRVSRIYGDQVYEVDTPTLAFVVSRVGEYRFDVDPNGNVTTVTVFDGAGDVYGEQGSRYSVGDHQSVRFNDNQLRDYQTSDLPPPNAFDRFCSDRDNRQEHSVSHEFVSEEVIGASDLDDNGDWQASPEYGHVWYPSHVAADWAPYRNGHWAWVDPWGWTWVDAASWGFAPFHYGRWSYVSNRWGWIPGPVNVRPIYAPALVAFVGGHGWSVGIGGGQPVGWFPLGPREVFVPGYHVSRGYFNDVNVRNTTINHNVNITNIYNNYSNGNVNVNQNNYAYHNVPNAVTAVPGNVFTGAKPVAAANIRMDRVNLERGQVASIAGIAPNRASLVAGGAAKNAPPTQMFDRQVIARNAPPSAIVPFSQRQSTLQENAGKTAVAPRYLPAAAIAGAGVAGAGAAMAMHSNVRVVPQASINAKATPIGRQTPSNATVNGQPGNGQPGAPKGPVMQNNQPPTRLGNTGNNVPQNANAPIRNNVNPALNNRPPLNANAVQGNTQNKTQPTLSDRPPNARTPGINRSNNSTDMSHAQNAVQNQQNNSTAIKPQDRPPNARTSNVPRDDVNHSAANAQGHTQTGGNAINTQNTINGRANAVQNNSDNADKVSRPHGNNTDEHAARDRSANTRNNEPVQNTAVAPRIQPTTHAPVNNNQNAVNTQNVIRNQSVQQQQMQQQQQQQQQQQQQHQQQMQQQQQQLRAAPPVQQRNAPPPDQGNKAPPAGRGEPPARRSEQKEKDKDRDH; this is encoded by the coding sequence ATGTTGTTGCAGTCTCGTTTCCTCGCTTTTGCTGCGAGCGTCTTGCTCGGAGCCAGCGCACTGGGGGTCACCGGCACGGCGTTTGCGGATGTTGATCCGCCGTCGCGTGTGGCACGTTTGAGTTATCTCTTGGGTAACGTGAGTTTCGCGCCGGCCGGCGAAAACGAATGGGCCGATGCAAGCCTGAATCGGCCGCTGATTACCGGCGATCGTTTGTGGGCGGACACCAACTCGCGCACCGAGCTGCAAGTCGGCGCGGCGGTGATCCGTCTTGATGAAAGCTCCGGTTTCAACTTCCTCAATCTGGATGATCGCACGGCGCAAGTGCAGCTCACCCAAGGCACGCTGAATCTTCGCGTCAGCCGAATTTACGGCGATCAGGTTTATGAAGTCGATACCCCCACTCTCGCGTTCGTGGTTTCGCGAGTCGGCGAATATCGCTTCGACGTCGACCCGAACGGCAACGTCACCACGGTAACCGTGTTCGATGGTGCGGGCGATGTCTATGGCGAGCAAGGTAGTCGCTACAGTGTCGGCGACCATCAATCAGTTCGTTTCAATGACAACCAGTTGCGCGACTATCAGACCAGCGACTTGCCGCCGCCGAATGCGTTCGATCGCTTCTGTTCCGATCGCGACAATCGCCAGGAACACTCCGTGTCGCATGAGTTTGTTTCCGAGGAAGTGATCGGCGCATCCGACCTTGATGACAATGGTGATTGGCAGGCTTCGCCGGAATACGGCCACGTCTGGTATCCGAGCCACGTCGCCGCCGACTGGGCGCCGTATCGCAACGGTCACTGGGCTTGGGTCGATCCGTGGGGCTGGACCTGGGTCGATGCCGCATCGTGGGGTTTTGCACCGTTCCATTATGGCCGCTGGTCATACGTAAGCAATCGCTGGGGCTGGATTCCTGGCCCGGTGAATGTGCGTCCGATTTATGCGCCGGCATTGGTTGCTTTCGTCGGCGGACATGGCTGGAGCGTGGGCATTGGTGGCGGTCAACCGGTAGGTTGGTTCCCGCTCGGACCGCGTGAAGTGTTCGTGCCGGGTTATCACGTCAGCCGCGGTTATTTCAACGACGTCAACGTGCGCAATACCACGATCAATCACAACGTCAATATCACCAACATCTACAACAATTATTCCAACGGCAACGTCAACGTCAACCAGAACAATTACGCCTATCACAACGTGCCGAATGCGGTAACGGCGGTGCCGGGCAATGTGTTCACCGGCGCCAAGCCGGTGGCGGCGGCGAACATCCGCATGGATCGCGTCAACCTCGAACGCGGACAGGTCGCATCGATCGCGGGCATTGCGCCGAATCGCGCCAGCTTGGTTGCAGGCGGTGCTGCCAAGAATGCGCCACCGACGCAGATGTTTGATCGCCAGGTGATTGCGCGTAATGCACCGCCGAGCGCGATCGTGCCGTTCTCGCAACGTCAATCCACCTTGCAGGAAAATGCCGGCAAGACCGCCGTCGCACCTCGCTATCTGCCCGCCGCTGCGATAGCTGGAGCCGGAGTAGCCGGTGCCGGTGCTGCGATGGCGATGCATTCGAATGTTCGCGTTGTGCCGCAAGCGTCGATCAACGCCAAGGCCACGCCGATTGGACGTCAGACTCCATCGAATGCGACCGTGAATGGTCAGCCTGGCAATGGCCAACCCGGAGCTCCGAAAGGCCCGGTCATGCAAAACAATCAGCCGCCGACGCGTTTAGGCAATACCGGCAATAACGTGCCGCAGAATGCGAATGCGCCGATCCGCAATAACGTCAATCCGGCGTTGAACAATCGTCCGCCGCTGAATGCGAACGCCGTGCAGGGCAATACGCAGAACAAAACGCAACCCACGCTGTCGGATCGCCCGCCTAACGCACGCACGCCTGGCATCAATCGCAGCAACAACAGCACCGATATGAGCCATGCGCAGAACGCCGTGCAGAATCAGCAGAACAATTCAACGGCAATCAAACCGCAAGATCGCCCGCCGAACGCACGCACCTCCAACGTGCCTCGTGATGACGTAAACCATTCCGCGGCTAACGCTCAAGGTCACACACAGACTGGAGGCAATGCGATCAATACCCAAAACACGATCAACGGTCGTGCGAATGCGGTGCAGAACAATAGCGACAATGCGGACAAGGTCAGTCGTCCGCACGGCAACAACACCGATGAACATGCGGCACGTGATCGCAGCGCTAACACGCGCAACAACGAACCGGTGCAGAACACTGCGGTTGCGCCGCGCATTCAGCCAACCACACACGCGCCGGTGAACAACAACCAGAACGCAGTGAATACACAAAACGTGATACGCAACCAGTCCGTGCAGCAACAACAAATGCAACAGCAACAACAACAGCAGCAACAGCAGCAACAGCAACATCAACAACAAATGCAGCAGCAACAGCAGCAATTGCGCGCTGCGCCGCCAGTCCAGCAACGCAATGCACCGCCGCCGGATCAAGGCAACAAGGCACCGCCCGCCGGGCGCGGTGAACCGCCGGCACGACGTAGCGAGCAGAAAGAAAAGGACAAAGACAGGGATCACTGA
- the thiS gene encoding sulfur carrier protein ThiS has protein sequence MKIVLNGIEYDCLADITVEQLLAQHGFAGRKVAVEINREILPKSQHANHLLQADDRVEIVHAIGGG, from the coding sequence ATGAAAATTGTCCTCAACGGCATCGAATACGATTGCCTCGCCGATATCACTGTCGAACAATTGCTGGCTCAGCACGGTTTTGCAGGGCGCAAGGTCGCGGTCGAAATCAACCGCGAGATCCTGCCGAAAAGCCAGCATGCCAATCATCTATTGCAGGCCGATGATCGTGTGGAAATCGTGCATGCCATCGGTGGCGGTTGA
- a CDS encoding thiazole synthase, with product MTTNPHSDLLSIAGKTYRSRLLTGTGKFKDLEETRLATEASGTEIVTVAIRRSNIGQDASQPNLLDVLPLSRYTILPNTAGCFNADDAVRTCRLARELLDGQTLVKLEVLADTKTLFPDVVETIKATEILVREGFHVMVYTNDDPILAKRFEEMGCVAVMPLAAPIGSGLGIRNPYNILTIVENAKVPILVDAGVGTASDAAIAMELGCAGVLMNTAIAGAKNPVLMASAMRKAIEAGREAFLAGRIPRKRFASASSPLDGTFF from the coding sequence ATGACCACAAACCCGCATTCCGATCTGCTCAGCATCGCCGGCAAAACCTATCGTTCGCGCCTGCTCACCGGCACCGGCAAGTTCAAGGATCTCGAAGAAACACGCCTCGCGACCGAAGCCAGCGGCACCGAAATAGTCACCGTCGCGATCCGTCGCAGCAACATTGGTCAGGATGCGAGCCAGCCGAATCTGCTCGATGTCTTGCCGCTGTCGCGTTACACGATTCTGCCGAACACCGCCGGTTGTTTTAACGCCGACGACGCGGTGCGCACGTGTCGTCTCGCGCGTGAATTGCTGGACGGCCAAACCCTGGTCAAGCTCGAAGTACTGGCCGATACCAAAACGCTTTTTCCGGATGTCGTGGAAACGATCAAGGCCACCGAAATCCTCGTGCGCGAAGGTTTTCACGTGATGGTCTACACCAACGACGATCCGATTCTGGCCAAGCGTTTCGAGGAAATGGGCTGCGTCGCGGTGATGCCGCTGGCGGCGCCGATCGGCTCGGGCCTGGGCATACGCAATCCGTACAATATTCTCACGATCGTCGAAAACGCGAAGGTGCCAATCCTGGTCGATGCCGGCGTCGGCACCGCGTCGGATGCGGCGATTGCGATGGAACTCGGTTGCGCTGGCGTGCTCATGAACACCGCGATTGCCGGCGCGAAAAATCCGGTGCTGATGGCCAGCGCGATGCGCAAGGCGATCGAAGCCGGTCGCGAGGCATTTCTCGCCGGACGCATCCCGCGCAAACGTTTTGCTTCCGCCTCCAGCCCGCTCGACGGCACGTTTTTCTGA
- the trmB gene encoding tRNA (guanosine(46)-N7)-methyltransferase TrmB — MSDTTPDSPESAHRIRSFVLRQGRITPAQMRAFDAHWARYGLEPQDTLRDYDAVFGRTAPRVLEIGFGNGEALLAAAQNEPEKDFIGIEVHRPGVGRLLNALAEANADNARLYHADAVEILNGEIAPASLAQVRIYFPDPWHKKRHNKRRLIQPEFVAMLATHVAAGGLLHLATDWAEYAEHMLAVLEAAPDWRNQGGAGNYAEQPAWRITTHFQKRGLRLGHGVWDLLYERR; from the coding sequence ATGTCAGATACCACTCCTGATTCGCCCGAAAGCGCGCACCGCATCCGCAGTTTTGTATTGCGTCAGGGCCGTATCACGCCCGCGCAGATGCGCGCGTTCGATGCGCATTGGGCACGGTACGGGCTTGAGCCGCAAGACACGCTGCGGGACTACGATGCGGTGTTCGGACGCACCGCGCCGCGCGTACTCGAAATCGGCTTCGGCAACGGTGAAGCCTTGCTCGCCGCGGCACAGAACGAACCCGAAAAAGATTTCATCGGCATCGAAGTACATCGCCCCGGTGTCGGTCGATTGCTCAACGCATTGGCGGAAGCGAATGCCGACAATGCGCGGCTTTATCATGCCGATGCGGTTGAAATTCTCAACGGTGAAATCGCGCCTGCATCGCTCGCGCAAGTGCGAATTTATTTCCCCGATCCGTGGCACAAGAAACGCCACAACAAGCGTCGTCTGATCCAGCCGGAATTCGTCGCGATGCTCGCGACGCATGTTGCAGCGGGAGGTCTGTTGCATCTCGCGACCGACTGGGCGGAATATGCCGAGCATATGCTCGCCGTGCTCGAAGCCGCACCCGACTGGCGCAATCAAGGCGGCGCGGGCAACTACGCCGAACAACCGGCATGGCGCATCACCACACATTTTCAAAAACGCGGCTTGCGCCTCGGTCATGGCGTCTGGGATTTATTGTATGAACGCCGCTGA
- a CDS encoding SLC13 family permease — translation MNGSLTLSFEMLLVLGLVCFTVFMLVLEWIRADLIALLVIVVIGITRLVPVEQLFEGFAGNAVISLIAVMIMGAGLDRTGVLNKTASFILRLAGGAEARLRFLINAVAGGLSSILQSQALAALFVPVVGRVSARTGVPLKRLLLPMACCILAGTNTTMISNSPLILLNDLILSANRNLPPGAQTIETFKLFAITPIGIPLLIAGLLFFALFTRRLLPVEDEGQDATASRTETYFSEVYGIDGDVVEVTVTAESPLVGMSVAEAEALRNAPLILAIKNGNESRLAPPADLMIWVGTVLGVLGKRDAVNDFAANNLLTVRTRLAHFGDMFNPTRAGISEAVVPPNSRFVKKVVGDLRMRKRYGVSVLAVYRGEEVFREDVRKLTLMPGDTLVLHSLWRDLAQAAEDHDIVVVTDYPKAEQRPGKIRYALLFFALAMGLGLFTDLKLSIAMLVGAVGMLLSGVLNMEEAYASINWKTIFTLACLIPLGWAMDSTGAAAWMAQEILVYCGDWPQWALQACVALLALFFSQVVSNVGATVMMVPMAINIALASNGNPSVYALIVAISTSNSFIIGSANPVLTIIAGPGGYRARDLIRVGIPLTLLMLVVLLISVNLVFGTR, via the coding sequence ATGAACGGCAGCCTCACCCTCAGCTTTGAAATGCTGCTGGTGCTCGGCCTGGTCTGCTTCACCGTGTTCATGCTCGTGCTCGAATGGATTCGCGCCGACCTGATCGCGCTGCTGGTGATTGTCGTGATCGGCATCACGCGGTTGGTACCGGTTGAGCAGTTGTTCGAAGGTTTCGCCGGCAACGCGGTGATCTCGCTGATCGCAGTAATGATCATGGGCGCGGGGCTGGATCGCACCGGCGTGCTCAACAAGACCGCGTCGTTCATTCTGCGGCTGGCGGGCGGCGCTGAAGCGCGTTTGCGATTCCTCATCAACGCGGTCGCCGGTGGCTTGTCTTCGATCCTGCAAAGCCAGGCGCTCGCGGCGCTGTTCGTGCCGGTGGTCGGGCGTGTTTCGGCGCGCACCGGCGTGCCGCTGAAACGCCTGTTGCTGCCGATGGCGTGCTGCATTCTCGCAGGCACAAACACGACGATGATCTCCAACTCGCCGTTGATCCTGCTCAACGATCTGATCCTCAGCGCCAACCGCAACCTGCCGCCCGGCGCGCAAACCATCGAGACGTTCAAGCTCTTTGCGATCACACCGATCGGCATTCCGTTATTGATCGCCGGCCTGTTGTTTTTCGCGTTGTTCACGCGCCGCCTGTTGCCGGTCGAAGACGAAGGCCAGGACGCCACCGCCAGCCGCACTGAAACCTATTTTTCCGAGGTCTACGGTATCGACGGCGATGTGGTCGAAGTCACCGTCACCGCGGAAAGTCCACTGGTCGGCATGAGCGTGGCCGAGGCCGAGGCGTTGCGCAACGCGCCGCTGATCCTCGCGATCAAGAACGGTAACGAATCGCGCCTTGCGCCGCCGGCTGACCTCATGATCTGGGTCGGCACCGTGCTCGGCGTACTCGGCAAGCGTGATGCCGTCAACGATTTCGCGGCCAACAATCTGCTCACCGTGCGCACGCGGCTCGCGCATTTCGGCGACATGTTCAATCCCACGCGCGCCGGCATTTCCGAAGCGGTAGTGCCGCCGAATTCACGCTTCGTCAAAAAAGTCGTCGGCGATTTGCGCATGCGCAAACGCTATGGCGTCTCGGTGCTCGCGGTATATCGCGGCGAAGAAGTGTTTCGCGAAGACGTGCGCAAACTCACCTTGATGCCGGGCGATACGCTGGTACTGCACAGCCTGTGGCGCGACCTCGCACAGGCCGCGGAAGATCACGATATCGTCGTCGTCACCGACTATCCAAAAGCCGAGCAGCGCCCCGGCAAAATCCGCTACGCGCTGCTGTTTTTTGCGCTCGCAATGGGCTTGGGATTATTCACCGACCTGAAGCTGTCGATCGCAATGCTGGTTGGCGCGGTCGGCATGTTGCTATCCGGCGTGCTCAACATGGAAGAGGCCTACGCCTCGATCAATTGGAAAACCATCTTCACCCTCGCCTGCCTGATCCCGCTCGGCTGGGCGATGGATTCGACCGGCGCGGCGGCGTGGATGGCGCAGGAAATTCTCGTGTATTGCGGCGACTGGCCGCAGTGGGCGTTGCAGGCGTGTGTTGCGCTGCTCGCGCTGTTTTTCTCGCAGGTAGTGTCGAATGTCGGCGCCACAGTGATGATGGTGCCGATGGCGATCAACATCGCGCTCGCGTCGAATGGCAACCCGTCAGTGTACGCGCTGATCGTGGCAATCTCGACCTCGAACTCATTCATCATCGGCAGCGCCAATCCAGTGCTGACGATCATCGCCGGCCCCGGCGGTTATCGCGCGCGCGACCTTATCCGCGTCGGCATTCCACTAACCTTGCTGATGCTGGTGGTTTTGCTAATCAGCGTGAATCTGGTTTTTGGAACACGCTGA
- a CDS encoding IS5 family transposase (programmed frameshift) yields MRSTYPSDISRAQFEQIHPLLESARKKTSPRRVDLYEVFCAVRYLLKSGCQWRMLPTEFPKWRTVHSYFSIWSEPDENGISLLERALKKNQVGAVRIKQGRNAMTSFLIVDAQSVKNTDTATHKGYDAGKKVSGIKRHIAVDTQGLPHAIAVTTAEVTDRKGALQAMDRCQANLHRVQSVLADGGYVGQPFAEAVQGAIGATVQIAQRNELHTFAVIPKRWVVERSFAWLEKCRRLWKNCERKLNTSLQFIHLAFLTLLLKRL; encoded by the exons ATGAGATCAACCTATCCGAGTGACATCAGTCGCGCCCAGTTTGAGCAAATTCATCCTTTGCTGGAAAGCGCACGCAAGAAGACCAGCCCGCGTCGGGTGGATCTGTACGAGGTATTTTGCGCGGTCCGCTACCTCCTCAAAAGCGGCTGCCAGTGGCGCATGCTGCCCACGGAGTTTCCGAAATGGCGAACGGTGCATTCGTACTTTTCGATCTGGAGCGAGCCTGACGAGAACGGCATCAGCCTGCTGGAGCGGGCGTTAAA AAAAAATCAGGTGGGCGCGGTGCGTATCAAGCAGGGGCGCAACGCCATGACGAGCTTCTTGATCGTTGATGCACAAAGCGTAAAGAACACCGACACGGCGACGCATAAGGGCTACGATGCCGGCAAGAAGGTCTCGGGGATCAAGCGGCATATTGCCGTGGATACGCAGGGACTGCCTCACGCTATTGCGGTGACTACAGCGGAAGTCACCGATCGCAAGGGCGCCTTGCAGGCGATGGATCGATGTCAGGCAAACCTACATCGGGTACAAAGTGTCCTAGCGGATGGCGGCTACGTCGGCCAGCCCTTTGCCGAAGCGGTCCAAGGCGCCATCGGTGCCACCGTGCAGATCGCCCAACGCAATGAATTGCATACCTTCGCCGTTATCCCGAAGCGGTGGGTGGTCGAGCGCTCCTTCGCCTGGTTGGAGAAATGCCGACGACTCTGGAAGAACTGCGAGCGCAAGCTCAATACCAGCCTCCAGTTCATTCACCTTGCCTTCCTCACGCTACTGCTCAAAAGACTTTGA
- a CDS encoding Rieske (2Fe-2S) protein gives MKHVDPLCRSDDIPDGGAIAVENVLEMGGSVLLMREGERVFAYQNICPHAGKRLDWSPGKFLFDNGLLVCTAHGACFKVADGLCVSGPCRGESLSAVAIEIDGGEVRLQQT, from the coding sequence GTGAAACACGTTGATCCGCTGTGTCGCAGCGATGATATTCCCGATGGCGGCGCCATCGCGGTTGAAAACGTGCTGGAGATGGGCGGTTCGGTATTGCTGATGCGTGAGGGTGAACGTGTTTTTGCGTACCAGAACATTTGTCCGCATGCCGGAAAACGGCTGGACTGGTCGCCCGGGAAATTCCTGTTCGACAACGGTTTACTGGTCTGCACCGCGCATGGCGCGTGTTTCAAAGTCGCCGATGGTTTGTGTGTCTCGGGGCCATGTCGTGGTGAATCACTGAGCGCGGTGGCGATTGAAATCGATGGCGGCGAAGTGCGACTGCAACAGACGTAG
- the yedA gene encoding drug/metabolite exporter YedA: MDNTPPAVIVTSGAATARVSDTHASVDPAAAPAPARKSWMVPLALLAVYVLWGSTYLAIRYALESYPPFLMAGIRFAFAGTLMYGFLRWRGLAAPTLRQWRNCAFVGTLLLAGGNGLVCFAEESVSSGLAAVMVASMPLFAAIFAGLYGSWPRRAEWIGLLVGFAGVILLSFGGELRGAPLGVLALLSAAMCWAFGSVWSKHQDMPHPMISTAAQMLCGAVVLTVLGLLGGEHYPAHPTLSATLAIGYLIVAGSILGFSAYVYLLHKVRPTLATSYAYINPPIAVLFGMLVAGEHVHALDIVGMLVILTGVAVITLTKSKA; encoded by the coding sequence ATGGATAACACCCCGCCTGCCGTGATTGTTACGTCCGGCGCAGCAACCGCCCGCGTATCGGATACACACGCTTCCGTCGATCCGGCCGCCGCGCCCGCACCTGCGCGCAAATCCTGGATGGTGCCGCTCGCGCTACTGGCGGTGTACGTGCTGTGGGGCTCGACCTATCTCGCGATCCGCTACGCGCTCGAAAGTTATCCGCCGTTTCTCATGGCTGGAATTCGTTTCGCATTCGCGGGTACGTTGATGTATGGATTCCTGCGCTGGCGCGGTCTCGCCGCACCCACGCTGCGACAATGGCGCAACTGTGCTTTCGTCGGCACGTTGCTGCTGGCCGGCGGCAACGGCCTGGTATGTTTCGCCGAAGAAAGTGTTTCATCCGGATTGGCCGCGGTGATGGTTGCGAGCATGCCGTTGTTCGCCGCGATATTTGCTGGACTGTACGGATCGTGGCCACGCCGCGCCGAATGGATCGGCCTGCTGGTCGGCTTCGCCGGCGTGATCTTGCTGAGTTTCGGCGGTGAATTACGTGGCGCACCACTCGGTGTGCTGGCCTTGCTCAGCGCGGCGATGTGCTGGGCATTTGGCTCGGTCTGGAGCAAACACCAGGACATGCCACATCCGATGATCAGCACCGCCGCACAGATGTTGTGCGGTGCGGTCGTACTCACCGTGCTCGGCCTGCTGGGCGGCGAGCACTATCCCGCGCACCCGACCTTGAGCGCCACGCTGGCGATCGGTTATCTGATCGTCGCCGGATCCATCCTCGGTTTCAGCGCCTATGTTTATCTGTTGCATAAAGTTCGCCCGACGCTGGCCACAAGTTACGCATACATCAATCCGCCGATCGCCGTGCTGTTCGGCATGCTGGTGGCTGGCGAGCATGTGCATGCGCTGGATATCGTCGGCATGTTGGTCATCCTCACCGGTGTCGCGGTGATCACACTGACCAAGAGCAAGGCTTGA
- a CDS encoding short-chain fatty acid transporter, with protein sequence MSTDKQGLLERAALRTAIWAERWFPDAFIFAAIGVVIVAIAAMLGGATPAATASAFGEGFWSLIPFTMQMTFVVIGGYVVASSPPAARLIEWMARRPKTGRGAICQVALFSMLAALLNWGFSLIFGGLLVRALARRKDLDMDYRAAAAAAYLGLGAVWAMGLSSSAAQLQANPASIPASLLKITGVIPFAETLFLWQSLVLTLVLIIVSMLIAYFSAPRGERALRAADLGIDVSTVEQPRERAGRPGEWLEYSPLLSILLVALALGWIWQEFASKSAIVAISSLNTYNFLFLMIGLLLHWRPRHFLDAVARAVPSTTGVLIQFPLYGGVAAILTTAKGLDGQTLTHHLSALFVQLASHDTFAWVIGAYSALLGFFVPSGGGKWVIEAPYVMQAANDLQYHLGWSVQIYNAAEALPNLINPFWMLPLLGVLGLKARDIVGFTFLQLAIHLPLVLFLLWALGQTLTYHAPVLPS encoded by the coding sequence ATGAGTACCGACAAGCAAGGCCTGCTCGAACGCGCCGCGCTGCGCACCGCGATCTGGGCCGAACGTTGGTTTCCCGATGCCTTTATTTTTGCCGCGATCGGCGTGGTCATCGTCGCTATCGCAGCGATGCTCGGCGGCGCTACACCCGCGGCCACGGCGAGTGCATTCGGCGAAGGATTCTGGAGCCTGATCCCGTTCACGATGCAGATGACGTTTGTTGTCATCGGCGGTTATGTCGTCGCTTCATCGCCACCGGCTGCGCGGCTGATCGAATGGATGGCCAGACGTCCGAAAACCGGACGTGGCGCGATCTGTCAGGTCGCGCTGTTCAGCATGCTCGCGGCGTTGTTGAACTGGGGTTTCAGCCTGATTTTCGGCGGCTTGCTGGTACGCGCACTGGCGCGACGCAAAGATCTTGACATGGATTATCGCGCGGCCGCTGCGGCCGCGTACCTCGGCCTCGGCGCAGTCTGGGCGATGGGTTTGAGTTCATCGGCGGCGCAATTGCAGGCCAATCCGGCCAGCATTCCGGCCAGCCTGCTCAAGATCACGGGCGTGATTCCATTCGCCGAAACCTTGTTCCTGTGGCAGTCGCTGGTACTGACGCTGGTGCTGATTATTGTATCGATGCTGATCGCGTATTTCTCCGCGCCGCGCGGCGAACGCGCGTTGCGTGCCGCCGATCTCGGCATCGATGTCAGCACGGTCGAACAACCACGAGAGCGCGCCGGTCGTCCGGGTGAATGGCTCGAATATAGTCCGCTGCTTAGCATCCTGCTGGTCGCACTCGCGCTCGGCTGGATATGGCAGGAGTTTGCCAGCAAGAGTGCGATCGTCGCGATTTCGAGCCTCAATACCTACAACTTTTTATTCCTCATGATCGGCCTGTTGCTGCATTGGCGCCCACGGCATTTCCTTGATGCGGTGGCGCGTGCGGTGCCGAGCACGACCGGCGTGCTGATCCAGTTTCCGCTTTACGGTGGCGTCGCGGCGATCCTCACCACCGCAAAAGGTTTGGATGGCCAAACGCTGACGCATCACCTGTCCGCGCTGTTCGTGCAACTCGCCTCGCACGATACGTTCGCGTGGGTGATCGGCGCGTACTCGGCGCTGCTCGGATTTTTTGTGCCGTCTGGCGGCGGCAAGTGGGTGATCGAAGCGCCGTACGTGATGCAGGCCGCGAACGACCTGCAATACCATCTCGGCTGGTCGGTGCAAATTTACAACGCCGCCGAGGCCTTGCCGAATCTGATCAATCCGTTCTGGATGCTGCCACTGCTTGGCGTGCTCGGGCTGAAGGCGCGCGATATCGTCGGTTTTACTTTCCTGCAATTAGCCATCCATTTGCCACTGGTGCTGTTCCTGCTATGGGCGCTCGGGCAGACACTGACGTATCACGCGCCCGTGTTGCCGAGCTGA